A window of the Corynebacterium minutissimum genome harbors these coding sequences:
- a CDS encoding FKBP-type peptidyl-prolyl cis-trans isomerase, whose product MDKPVIEPATEPAPQDLVIEDIVVGDGAEAQPGGFVEVHYVGVDYETNQEFDSSWGRGQSIEFPLTGLIAGWQEGIPGMKVGGRRKLVIPPEKAYGPAGGAHPLSGRTLTFVIDLIRA is encoded by the coding sequence ATGGACAAGCCCGTAATCGAGCCGGCCACCGAGCCCGCTCCCCAAGACCTTGTCATTGAAGACATTGTGGTGGGTGATGGTGCCGAGGCCCAGCCGGGCGGCTTCGTTGAGGTCCACTACGTAGGCGTTGACTACGAGACGAACCAGGAGTTCGATTCTTCCTGGGGACGTGGTCAGTCGATTGAGTTCCCGCTGACCGGCCTTATCGCAGGCTGGCAGGAAGGCATTCCGGGCATGAAGGTAGGTGGCCGCCGCAAGCTGGTCATCCCGCCGGAGAAGGCCTATGGCCCGGCAGGTGGCGCGCACCCGCTGTCTGGCCGCACGCTGACCTTCGTTATTGATCTCATTCGCGCCTAA
- a CDS encoding aldo/keto reductase encodes MDAMSVPQTTFNDDREMPLLGLGTYKLRGEDLTRSVREAIDLGYRHFDTATLYENEEELGQALASAMKAGDVTRDELFITSKVWHDHHGKGKVDQAFRESLDKLQLDYLDLYLIHWPWPQGGLYVETFEEIARLQGMGQIASIGVANFYEETLQELIAKTGIVPVLNQVELHPGFTQPELRAFHDSQGIVTEAWSPLARGVILNNPEVVSVAEKHEITPGQVVLAYLMEKGISVIPKSSRRERLEENFAAAAVELDQEDIAVIDSLDGKEGFGRMFKDPREFPGTE; translated from the coding sequence ATGGATGCTATGAGTGTCCCACAAACCACGTTCAATGATGACCGCGAGATGCCGCTGCTGGGTCTCGGAACCTACAAGTTGCGCGGTGAGGATCTCACCCGCTCCGTGCGCGAGGCGATCGACCTAGGCTACCGCCACTTCGATACCGCAACCCTTTACGAGAACGAAGAGGAGTTGGGGCAGGCGCTTGCCAGCGCCATGAAGGCCGGCGATGTCACTCGTGACGAGCTGTTCATCACCAGCAAGGTGTGGCACGACCACCACGGTAAAGGCAAGGTCGACCAAGCTTTCCGCGAGTCCTTGGACAAGCTGCAGCTGGACTACCTTGACTTATACCTCATTCACTGGCCGTGGCCGCAAGGCGGGCTCTATGTCGAGACTTTCGAAGAGATTGCGCGCCTCCAAGGCATGGGGCAGATTGCTTCTATTGGCGTGGCGAATTTTTATGAGGAAACTCTCCAAGAGCTCATTGCCAAGACAGGAATTGTTCCCGTTCTGAACCAGGTGGAACTACACCCAGGGTTCACTCAGCCGGAGCTGCGTGCGTTCCATGACAGCCAGGGCATCGTTACCGAGGCGTGGTCGCCGCTGGCCCGCGGCGTCATCCTCAACAACCCTGAGGTCGTATCCGTGGCCGAGAAGCATGAGATTACACCCGGCCAAGTTGTGTTGGCATACCTGATGGAGAAGGGGATCTCTGTCATTCCGAAGTCCAGCCGCCGCGAGCGCCTCGAAGAGAACTTCGCTGCCGCCGCGGTTGAACTGGATCAGGAGGACATCGCGGTGATCGACTCCCTCGATGGCAAGGAAGGCTTTGGCCGCATGTTCAAGGACCCGCGCGAATTCCCGGGCACCGAGTAG
- a CDS encoding DUF485 domain-containing protein yields MTDAPASLDSRREPTPQEFIEMRESPQFAKLRGTYRKFTFPMTVAFFLWYVLYVLAAVFAPEFMGTEIGGGWNVGLVFGLAQFVTTFVITYIYVNYANKNIEPQAAAIRQELEG; encoded by the coding sequence ATGACTGACGCACCTGCTTCGCTTGACTCACGCCGCGAACCCACGCCGCAGGAGTTCATCGAGATGCGCGAAAGCCCGCAGTTTGCCAAGCTGCGCGGCACCTACCGCAAATTCACCTTCCCTATGACCGTGGCCTTCTTCCTCTGGTACGTGCTCTACGTGCTGGCGGCCGTGTTTGCCCCGGAGTTCATGGGAACCGAAATTGGTGGCGGCTGGAACGTAGGGCTTGTCTTCGGCTTGGCCCAGTTTGTGACCACCTTCGTCATCACGTACATCTACGTTAATTACGCCAACAAGAACATCGAGCCGCAGGCAGCGGCCATTCGCCAGGAATTGGAGGGCTAA
- a CDS encoding solute symporter family protein produces MQTFTLAAAESSAGNPILNIAVFAAFLVVTMYVVLRAGKSTKEASDFYTGGGSFSGRQNGLAISGDYLSAASFLGIVGAVALNGYDGFLYSVGFFVAWLVALMLVAEPMRNVGRFTMADVLSFRLKQRPVRVAAAISTLFVSLFYLIAQMAGAGSLVAVLLNIHEFKWQAVVVGIVGILMIVYVLVGGMKGTTYVQMIKAVLLVTGVVIMCILTFVMIKGGFNTLFSSAVDMHASSAVIQEKGYEASQIMEPGLKYGKNLTTKLDFISLGIALVLGVGGLPHVLMRFYTVPTATEARRSVTWAIVIIGAFYLMTLVLGYGAAALVGPDRILAAPGGANSAAPLLALEIGGSVFMAVISAVAFATVLAVVAGLAITASASIAHDIYHSVIRNGESTEAEQVRVSQITVVILGIASIILGILAMTQNVAFLVSLAFAVAASANLPTILYSLYWRRFNTAGAVASMYTGVISCLVLIFLSPAVSGTPTSMFPNADWSIFPLSSPGLVTIPLAFFAGWIVSIMTPPDNLEELSAEMEVRSLTGVGVEAPVDH; encoded by the coding sequence ATGCAGACCTTTACTTTGGCCGCAGCGGAATCCTCCGCCGGCAATCCGATTCTGAACATCGCCGTCTTCGCCGCATTCTTGGTTGTCACCATGTACGTGGTGCTTCGTGCCGGAAAGTCCACCAAGGAAGCTTCTGACTTCTACACCGGCGGCGGTAGCTTCTCCGGCCGCCAGAATGGCTTGGCTATCTCCGGTGACTACCTGTCCGCAGCATCCTTCCTCGGCATCGTCGGTGCTGTGGCACTCAACGGTTACGACGGCTTCCTTTACTCGGTGGGCTTCTTCGTGGCCTGGCTGGTTGCTCTCATGCTTGTCGCAGAGCCGATGCGTAACGTCGGCCGCTTCACCATGGCAGACGTGCTGTCCTTCCGCCTGAAGCAGCGTCCGGTCCGCGTGGCCGCAGCTATTTCGACGCTGTTCGTCTCGCTGTTTTACCTCATTGCACAGATGGCCGGTGCAGGTTCCCTCGTGGCTGTGCTGCTCAATATTCACGAGTTCAAGTGGCAGGCCGTCGTCGTGGGCATCGTAGGCATCCTCATGATCGTCTACGTCCTTGTCGGTGGCATGAAGGGCACGACTTACGTGCAGATGATTAAGGCCGTGCTCCTAGTTACCGGCGTCGTCATCATGTGCATCCTTACTTTCGTCATGATCAAGGGTGGCTTCAACACGCTGTTTAGCTCGGCCGTTGACATGCACGCGAGCTCCGCTGTCATCCAGGAAAAGGGCTACGAGGCCTCCCAGATTATGGAGCCGGGCCTGAAGTACGGCAAGAACCTCACCACCAAGCTTGACTTCATCTCCCTGGGTATTGCTCTCGTGCTGGGTGTTGGTGGTCTGCCGCACGTCCTGATGCGCTTCTACACTGTGCCGACCGCAACTGAGGCCCGCCGTTCCGTTACCTGGGCCATCGTCATTATCGGTGCTTTCTACCTCATGACCCTGGTTCTGGGCTACGGCGCTGCGGCCTTGGTTGGCCCAGACCGCATTCTCGCTGCACCGGGTGGTGCTAACTCTGCAGCTCCGCTGCTGGCGCTGGAAATTGGTGGCTCCGTCTTCATGGCGGTTATCTCCGCGGTCGCCTTCGCTACCGTTCTGGCGGTTGTTGCTGGCCTCGCCATTACCGCCTCGGCCTCCATCGCGCACGATATCTACCACTCGGTCATTCGCAACGGTGAGTCCACCGAGGCAGAGCAGGTCCGCGTCTCCCAGATCACCGTGGTTATCCTGGGCATCGCATCCATCATCCTGGGCATCCTCGCCATGACCCAGAACGTGGCCTTCCTGGTGTCCCTGGCCTTCGCCGTTGCGGCCTCCGCCAACCTGCCGACCATCCTCTACTCCCTGTACTGGCGCCGTTTCAACACTGCAGGTGCTGTTGCGTCGATGTACACCGGCGTTATCTCCTGCCTGGTGCTCATCTTCCTGTCCCCGGCAGTGTCTGGCACCCCCACCTCGATGTTCCCCAACGCTGACTGGTCTATCTTCCCGCTGTCCTCCCCGGGTCTTGTGACCATTCCGCTGGCCTTCTTCGCCGGTTGGATCGTCTCCATCATGACTCCGCCGGATAACCTTGAAGAGCTCTCCGCTGAGATGGAGGTTCGCTCCCTCACTGGTGTGGGCGTTGAGGCTCCGGTTGACCACTAA
- a CDS encoding DUF1906 domain-containing protein, with product MSLSRRSLFKASAIALAAGAVGSQAPAALAVGPALGTIIDFSAGVPSANAIKAAGHLGAIRYVSQRRPDAQWMKGKPVTLAETKANAAAGLKTASIYQFGRAETADWLNGAAGAGVHAPQAIAIHKAAGGPTGRPIYIAIDDNPTRAQYEKQIRPYLKAFSAALTAAGYQTGVYGNYNVIDWCVADGIGEFFWMHDWGSGGKIHPRTTIHQKAKTQATIDGITCDINTVYAHDWGQWTPGEGAASRPKLKDIPAVPNDAPLPNISLPDPTGRGSSVGGDGITIAGSSVSNDQVRGAVDLLNTVRKAMG from the coding sequence GTGTCCCTGTCCCGTCGTTCCCTATTCAAGGCCAGCGCCATTGCGCTAGCCGCTGGTGCCGTTGGCAGCCAGGCCCCCGCTGCCCTCGCCGTGGGCCCCGCACTGGGCACCATCATTGATTTCTCCGCTGGTGTCCCTTCCGCCAACGCCATCAAAGCAGCCGGACACCTCGGCGCCATTCGCTACGTGTCCCAACGCCGCCCGGACGCACAATGGATGAAGGGCAAACCCGTAACCTTGGCAGAGACCAAGGCCAATGCCGCAGCGGGCCTTAAGACCGCCTCCATCTACCAGTTTGGTCGCGCCGAGACCGCTGACTGGCTCAATGGTGCAGCCGGCGCCGGTGTCCACGCGCCGCAGGCCATCGCTATCCATAAGGCCGCGGGCGGACCGACCGGCCGCCCGATTTACATCGCCATCGATGACAACCCCACCCGCGCACAGTATGAGAAGCAGATTCGCCCCTACCTCAAGGCTTTCTCTGCGGCGCTGACTGCCGCGGGTTACCAGACCGGCGTATATGGCAACTACAACGTCATCGACTGGTGCGTTGCCGATGGCATTGGTGAGTTCTTCTGGATGCACGATTGGGGCTCCGGCGGCAAGATTCACCCGCGCACCACAATCCACCAGAAAGCCAAGACCCAGGCCACTATCGACGGCATCACCTGCGATATCAACACCGTGTATGCCCACGACTGGGGTCAGTGGACACCGGGCGAGGGGGCTGCCTCACGCCCGAAGCTCAAGGACATTCCCGCGGTGCCTAACGACGCCCCACTGCCCAACATTTCCCTTCCTGACCCCACCGGCCGCGGCTCCAGCGTGGGAGGCGATGGCATCACTATCGCTGGTTCCTCGGTGAGCAACGACCAGGTACGCGGCGCCGTAGATCTTCTCAACACCGTGCGCAAGGCAATGGGCTAG
- a CDS encoding OsmC family protein: MSEVTKKYGVDVTRVDTGHYRATNADGASLEFGTGEGLLSPVELLLAAVAGCSAVDVDVVTSRRAEPELFNVHVDGTRINEDGASRLSDINVEFSLRFPDTDAGRQAQSMIERLVRISHEKDCTVSRTVENPTTVTFRTREA; this comes from the coding sequence ATGAGCGAAGTCACCAAAAAATACGGAGTCGATGTCACCCGCGTAGATACGGGCCATTACCGCGCAACCAATGCTGACGGGGCGAGCCTCGAGTTTGGAACCGGCGAGGGCCTTTTGAGTCCGGTGGAGTTACTCCTGGCCGCAGTAGCGGGCTGCTCGGCGGTCGACGTCGACGTGGTCACCTCCCGGCGCGCAGAACCAGAGCTTTTCAACGTCCACGTGGACGGCACCCGCATCAACGAAGACGGTGCCTCACGGCTGAGCGACATCAACGTGGAGTTCTCCCTCCGCTTCCCTGACACCGATGCCGGCCGCCAAGCACAGTCCATGATTGAGCGCCTAGTCCGCATTTCTCACGAGAAGGACTGCACCGTCTCCCGCACGGTGGAGAACCCCACCACCGTCACCTTCCGTACGAGGGAAGCTTAA